Proteins from one Setaria italica strain Yugu1 chromosome V, Setaria_italica_v2.0, whole genome shotgun sequence genomic window:
- the LOC101756920 gene encoding E3 ubiquitin-protein ligase SIS3 produces the protein MAMRGVDFKWYDGFFLSMLATSVIIVSINWKRYRLCAHPLHIWIVVDYTTVFIFRLLMFLDNGLAAGMGLDLGWQQRYARFCGRIVVLSVLVLLLYPFLWVWTVIGTLWFSTARSCLPEEGQKWGFLIWLLFSYCGLACIACVAVGKWINRRHALQQRAQQGIPVSEYGVLVDMIRVPDWAFEAVGLEMRVGQDTAYHPGLYLTAAQREAVEALIQELPKFRLKAVPTDCSECPICLEEFHVGNEVRGLPCAHNFHVECIDQWLRLNVKCPRCRCSVFPNLDLSALNNLRSTSEPDHPSASASDVTTATSATRYVRSQPVGQSYLVRLQGLLLRPVRHESLESGGEPAVANSRSVGPEELPSIVVDDGHQLPDR, from the exons ATGGCGATGCGGGGCGTCGATTTCAAGTG GTACGACGGGTTCTTCCTCTCCATGCTCGCCACTAGCGT AATCATCGTCTCCATAAATTGGAAGAGGTATCGCCTATGTGCCCATCCACTCCATATTTGGATAGTG GTGGACTACACCACTGTCTTCATCTTCCGTCTGCTGATGTTTCTCGATAATGGTCTTGCTGCAGGGATGGGATT AGACCTCGGATGGCAACAGAGATATGCTCGCTTTTGTGGAAGAATAGTTGTCCTCTCAGTTCTTGTACTACTTCTCTACCCCTTTCTTTGGGTTTGGACTGTGATAGGAACATTGTGGTTTAGCACTGCAAGAAGCTGC TTGCCTGAGGAAGGACAAAAATGGGGCTTCCTGATATGGCTGCTGTTCAGTTACTGTGGGCTCGCCTGTATTGCTTGTGTTGCTGTTGGAAAG TGGATAAACCGAAGGCATGCACTTCAACAAAGGGCACAGCAGGGAATTCCCGTCTCTGAATATGGG GTTTTGGTTGATATGATCCGCGTGCCTGACTGGGCATTTGAGGCCGTTGGCCTGGAAATGAGAGTGGGCCAAGATACAGCATACCATCCGGGTCTTTATTTAACTGCAGCTCAG AGAGAAGCAGTTGAGGCACTGATTCAAGAACTTCCAAAATTCAGGCTGAAAGCTGTTCCAACGGACTGCAGTGAATGTCCTATTTGCCTTGAAGAATTTCATGTTGGCAATGAG GTCCGTGGACTCCCATGTGCACACAATTTCCATGTGGAGTGCATCGACCAATGGCTCCGGCTGAACGTCAAGTGCCCGCGGTGCCGGTGCTCTGTCTTCCCCAACCTGGATCTAAGTGCGCTGAACAATCTCCGGTCGACCAGCGAGCCAGACCATCCATCTGCCAGTGCCAGCGATGTAACAACAGCAACTTCAGCGACTAGATATGTGAGGTCACAGCCGGTGGGGCAAAGCTACTTGGTGCGGTTGCAGGGTCTGCTGCTCCGCCCAGTCCGGCATGAAAGCCTGGAGAGTGGGGGTGAGCCAGCGGTGGCCAACAGCAGGTCGGTTGGCCCTGAGGAGCTGCCCAGCATAGTTGTAGATGACGGCCATCAGCTGCCAGATCGCTGA